In one window of Posidoniimonas corsicana DNA:
- a CDS encoding alkaline phosphatase family protein gives MPDNVVLLSIPGLRGQDLQHMPSLRKLTDGGDRAALAGSFPAVTLPVQANMTTGLPPSEHGVVANGYFWRDSSEVEMWTAWNDKIQRPQLWDLLHQHDPAITSAVWFPMFAKGCGADYVCLPAPIHNPDGSESLWCYTKPQMLYGDLRDAHGHFPLQNFWGPLASVASSRWIVDSAVWTAANHQPNFFYLYLPHLDYAAQKHGPDSPEAIAACTELDAQIARLVAGFNAAYQADPLWLVASEYVITPVERVVYPNRLLREAGLLDVANDSDGRELIDFAGTPTWALVDHQIAHVFIKDRNADTIAQAAAALRDTPGIAETLIGDQRGKYDLIHERSGDIVLVADPDAWFAYYYWQDDALAPAFARTVDIHRKPGYDPVEMYLDPAAMQAGLGPTPLDATLVKGSHGAPTVTDAQRGVILSSQRGVFVERAMADTDVADLVLRQFGV, from the coding sequence ATGCCCGACAACGTCGTCCTGCTCTCCATCCCCGGCCTCCGCGGCCAAGACCTCCAGCACATGCCGTCGCTGCGGAAGCTGACCGACGGGGGCGACCGCGCGGCGTTGGCCGGCAGCTTCCCTGCCGTGACGCTGCCCGTGCAGGCCAACATGACCACCGGCCTGCCGCCAAGCGAACACGGCGTCGTCGCGAACGGCTACTTCTGGCGTGACTCGTCCGAGGTCGAGATGTGGACCGCCTGGAACGACAAGATCCAGCGTCCCCAGTTGTGGGATCTGCTGCACCAGCACGACCCGGCGATCACTTCCGCGGTCTGGTTCCCGATGTTCGCCAAGGGCTGCGGCGCGGATTATGTCTGCCTGCCGGCGCCCATCCACAACCCCGACGGCAGCGAGTCACTGTGGTGCTACACCAAGCCCCAGATGCTGTACGGCGACCTCCGCGACGCGCACGGGCACTTCCCGCTGCAGAACTTCTGGGGCCCGCTGGCCAGCGTCGCGTCGTCCCGTTGGATCGTCGACTCGGCCGTCTGGACCGCGGCGAACCATCAGCCGAACTTCTTTTACCTCTACCTTCCACACCTGGATTACGCCGCGCAGAAGCACGGCCCCGACTCGCCAGAAGCTATAGCAGCCTGCACCGAACTCGACGCTCAGATCGCGCGGCTGGTCGCCGGCTTCAACGCGGCCTACCAGGCTGATCCGCTGTGGCTGGTCGCTAGCGAGTATGTGATCACCCCGGTCGAGCGGGTCGTGTACCCCAACCGCCTGCTCCGCGAAGCGGGCCTGCTGGACGTCGCCAACGACTCCGACGGGCGGGAGCTCATCGACTTCGCCGGGACGCCTACCTGGGCGCTCGTGGACCACCAAATAGCTCACGTGTTCATCAAAGACCGCAATGCCGACACAATCGCGCAGGCCGCCGCCGCGCTGCGCGATACGCCCGGCATCGCGGAGACGCTCATTGGCGACCAACGCGGCAAGTACGACCTGATCCACGAGCGCAGCGGCGACATCGTGCTGGTAGCCGACCCTGATGCGTGGTTCGCGTACTACTATTGGCAAGACGACGCCCTCGCGCCGGCCTTCGCCCGCACGGTCGACATCCACCGTAAGCCGGGTTACGACCCGGTCGAGATGTACCTCGACCCCGCCGCGATGCAGGCGGGCCTCGGCCCCACGCCGCTCGACGCGACGCTGGTGAAGGGGTCGCACGGCGCGCCGACCGTGACCGACGCCCAGCGGGGCGTCATCCTGTCGTCGCAGCGGGGCGTGTTCGTCGAACGCGCCATGGCCGACACCGACGTGGCGGATCTGGTGCTGCGGCAGTTTGGCGTCTGA
- a CDS encoding AIM24 family protein, whose product MSRYTLAEFLSQTREADRGQGLFEFETERMLEVNLHGQVWIKMGAMVSYIGQVTFTREGILDQGLGNLFKKSISGEGCRLTKAEGVGKVYLADSAKKVTVLSLQDEAIYVNGNDVLAFEPSLSNKIHMMKRLTGVLAGGLFNVRLEGSGMLAITSHYDPLTLRVEPGRPVYTDPNATVAWSGNLQPDLKTDVSFKTFLGRGSGESFQMKFEGDGFVVVQPYEEAPLQHGA is encoded by the coding sequence ATGAGCCGCTACACCCTCGCCGAGTTCCTCAGCCAGACCCGCGAGGCCGACCGCGGCCAGGGCCTCTTCGAGTTCGAGACCGAGCGGATGCTCGAGGTCAACCTGCACGGCCAGGTGTGGATCAAGATGGGCGCGATGGTCAGCTACATTGGCCAGGTGACCTTCACCCGCGAGGGGATCCTCGATCAGGGGCTCGGCAACCTGTTCAAGAAGTCGATCAGCGGCGAGGGCTGCCGCCTTACCAAGGCCGAGGGCGTCGGCAAGGTGTACCTGGCCGACAGCGCCAAGAAGGTCACGGTGCTCTCGCTCCAGGATGAGGCGATCTACGTCAACGGCAACGACGTGCTCGCCTTCGAGCCGTCGCTCTCCAACAAGATCCACATGATGAAACGCCTGACCGGCGTGCTGGCCGGCGGCCTGTTCAACGTGCGGCTCGAAGGGTCGGGCATGCTGGCCATCACCTCTCACTACGACCCGCTCACCCTGCGGGTCGAGCCGGGCCGGCCGGTCTACACCGACCCCAACGCCACGGTGGCGTGGTCGGGCAATCTGCAGCCGGACCTGAAGACGGACGTCTCGTTCAAGACGTTTCTGGGCCGCGGCAGCGGCGAGTCGTTCCAGATGAAGTTCGAGGGCGACGGCTTTGTCGTGGTCCAGCCTTACGAAGAGGCGCCCCTGCAGCACGGCGCGTAG
- a CDS encoding TatD family hydrolase, protein MDYIDPHIHMVSRTTDDYRTLAQMGCVAVSEPAFWAGYDRGGVEGFRDYFEQLTAFEPKRAGWYGLQHYTWLCINAKEAEDVQLSREVIAMIPEFLERPGVLGIGEIGLNKNTKNEATVFLEHVDLAMRTGELILIHTPHLEDKHQGTRMILDMLTGDSRIQRERVLVDHVEEHTIRAVREAGFWAGMTLYPTSKCTPERACDMVEVYGPDRLMVNSAGDWGPSKPTAVPDFILEMRRRGHAESLIRRVVYENPLEFFAQCGRFEFTPR, encoded by the coding sequence ATGGACTACATCGACCCCCACATCCACATGGTCAGCCGCACGACGGACGACTACCGCACGCTCGCCCAGATGGGCTGCGTTGCGGTGAGCGAGCCCGCGTTCTGGGCCGGGTACGACCGCGGCGGCGTGGAGGGCTTTCGTGACTACTTTGAGCAGCTGACCGCGTTCGAGCCGAAGCGGGCTGGCTGGTACGGGCTGCAGCACTACACCTGGCTGTGCATCAACGCCAAAGAGGCCGAGGATGTGCAGCTGTCGCGCGAAGTAATCGCGATGATCCCCGAGTTCCTCGAACGGCCCGGCGTGCTGGGGATCGGTGAGATCGGGCTCAACAAGAACACCAAGAACGAGGCCACCGTGTTCCTGGAGCACGTCGACCTCGCGATGCGGACGGGCGAGCTGATCCTGATCCATACGCCCCACCTGGAGGACAAGCACCAAGGCACGCGGATGATCCTCGACATGCTGACCGGCGACAGCCGCATCCAGCGGGAGCGGGTGCTGGTGGATCACGTCGAGGAGCACACCATCCGCGCCGTCCGCGAGGCGGGCTTCTGGGCCGGCATGACGCTGTACCCCACCTCGAAATGCACTCCTGAGCGGGCGTGCGATATGGTTGAGGTCTACGGCCCCGACCGGCTGATGGTCAATTCGGCCGGAGACTGGGGCCCGTCGAAACCGACCGCCGTGCCGGATTTCATCCTCGAGATGCGCCGCCGCGGCCACGCGGAGTCGCTGATCCGCCGGGTCGTGTACGAGAACCCGTTGGAGTTCTTCGCGCAGTGCGGGCGGTTTGAGTTTACGCCGCGTTAG
- a CDS encoding HEAT repeat domain-containing protein, whose translation MAANRGLERTLLLLTKTPNPSAIEVLDAGLRSDEPVVRGSAARALSRRRGPAAARALLLALPETPADVQQAVATRPAARRLRPGVIAALKGDDVLLCKRACRYAQDTCDPHVLPVLAEQASQADHPYGLGLATTALQLAKNLSEQIHPPTDDADPPAEDPAFARRAALNALVRAVDSFSNHRHVELVEAFALLAVPDDLVLRRVLTDATHAAHQPLLDALASSTAPGAMQIVSRTLLQDHPAAPLVGLLTSRTDRPFVEHLLGEMGDRPPLRALESARGLAGFAWAEEPHEGLLLALPGPLQANALKLAAATSMSKRRLTTLCELMIESGQTGGRIAACQVIGKVNSRVASTLIASALRDTDPGVVAAATTQLRNRGIEGSREKLIALLDHDHEEVQQAAQGCLTDVNYESFRAVYDHLEEPARRTHGRLVGKADPNCAAAVKSDLLAASPTQRLRTLEIAATLGIADRLADVLTDQLADPDAAVRAAAARALAGASEPAAREALQSALEDANSTVREAAAKSLAPLAPIDLAAGLVQHLQQEFPL comes from the coding sequence ATGGCCGCAAACCGAGGCCTAGAACGAACGCTCCTTCTGCTCACCAAGACCCCCAACCCGTCCGCCATCGAGGTGCTGGACGCGGGGCTGCGGTCGGACGAGCCCGTCGTGCGCGGGTCGGCGGCCCGCGCGCTAAGCCGGCGGCGGGGCCCGGCCGCCGCCCGCGCCCTCCTGCTTGCGCTTCCCGAGACCCCCGCCGATGTGCAGCAGGCCGTTGCGACCAGGCCAGCGGCCCGCCGGCTCCGCCCTGGGGTCATCGCCGCGCTGAAGGGGGACGACGTGCTGCTGTGCAAGCGGGCCTGCCGCTATGCGCAGGACACGTGCGACCCGCACGTCCTGCCGGTCCTAGCCGAGCAAGCCAGTCAGGCCGATCACCCGTACGGTCTGGGCCTCGCCACAACGGCTCTGCAGCTAGCGAAGAACCTGTCGGAGCAGATCCATCCCCCAACCGACGACGCGGATCCCCCGGCCGAGGACCCGGCGTTCGCCCGCCGCGCCGCGCTCAACGCGTTGGTGCGCGCGGTCGACAGCTTTTCAAACCACCGGCACGTGGAGCTTGTCGAAGCCTTCGCCCTGCTCGCTGTGCCCGACGACTTGGTGCTCCGTCGCGTGTTGACGGACGCGACCCACGCCGCTCACCAGCCGCTGCTCGACGCATTGGCCAGCAGCACGGCACCAGGCGCGATGCAGATCGTGTCGCGGACGCTGCTGCAGGACCACCCCGCCGCGCCGCTCGTAGGTCTACTCACCTCTCGCACCGACCGGCCGTTTGTCGAGCACCTGCTCGGCGAGATGGGCGACCGGCCGCCGTTGCGCGCCCTGGAATCGGCCCGCGGTCTCGCCGGGTTCGCTTGGGCGGAGGAGCCGCACGAAGGCCTGCTATTAGCTTTGCCCGGCCCGCTGCAGGCCAACGCCCTCAAGCTGGCCGCGGCGACCTCCATGAGCAAGCGGCGGCTCACGACGCTGTGCGAGCTGATGATCGAGTCCGGTCAGACTGGTGGCCGCATCGCCGCCTGCCAGGTGATCGGCAAGGTCAACTCACGGGTCGCGTCGACGCTGATCGCCAGCGCGCTGCGAGACACCGACCCGGGCGTGGTGGCGGCGGCCACCACTCAGCTCCGCAACCGAGGCATCGAGGGCTCGCGCGAGAAGCTGATCGCACTCCTCGACCACGACCACGAGGAAGTCCAGCAGGCGGCTCAGGGCTGCCTGACCGACGTCAACTACGAATCGTTCCGGGCCGTGTACGACCACCTCGAGGAGCCGGCACGGCGGACGCACGGCCGGTTGGTCGGCAAGGCGGACCCTAACTGCGCGGCGGCGGTCAAGAGCGACCTCCTGGCCGCGTCGCCGACGCAGCGGCTGCGTACGCTCGAGATCGCGGCGACGCTGGGCATCGCCGACCGCCTGGCGGACGTGCTCACCGACCAGCTCGCCGACCCGGACGCGGCGGTGCGGGCCGCGGCCGCCCGCGCGCTCGCAGGCGCCAGCGAGCCCGCTGCTCGGGAAGCTCTCCAGTCCGCCCTAGAAGACGCCAACAGCACCGTCCGCGAGGCCGCCGCGAAGTCACTCGCCCCGCTCGCGCCAATCGACCTCGCTGCTGGGTTGGTGCAGCACCTGCAGCAGGAGTTCCCCCTATGA
- the polA gene encoding DNA polymerase I — MANDEILPASDAPATAEPTADGTTTTLPGPDWTVYVVDAHSLIFQVFHAIPEMTSPRGEPVNAVYGFTRDLLFLLQEKRPTSLICAFDAPGDTFRHSLYEGYKADRGAMPDELRAQLPKIQEIVTALGIPVMSVPNYEADDILATLARQCDQQQTRCYLVTGDKDCRQLITKHVSVYNIRKDQVYDATALFGDWAITPEQVVDFQALVGDKVDNVPGVPLIGPKTASTLLTDLGSLEDILNKPEQARGKKTQENLRNFRDQALLSRDLVRLDSNVPIEVDWPSTQVGGRNQEKLAELFADFGFRSLAERIAELDGGDEPPQSDWEGDYQTIASLEELQAIVPELSQAEWLSIDTETTAINPRQAQLVGVSLATKPGRAWYVPVRGPAGDTVLDEQAALDLLRPVIENPDVAKVGQNLKYDAVVLRGAGVNLAGIRFDTMVASYLLDAGERTHNLDYLAKRYLNHTTVKIDELIGKGKNQKRMDEAPVAKVGYYAAEDADVPLRLQPILEDRLDHAELTTLNDDVEAPLIEVLAEMEWNGVRVDRDRLGELSERFAERLQELAEEIEEIAGHPFNIASPKQLAEVLFQEQRLPVIKKTKTGPSTDASVLEQLAEQHPLPRLIVEHRQYAKLKGTYVDALPELIHPETGRVHCSFNQVVAATGRLSCSDPNLQNIPIRTAEGREIRSAFTAGEPGWKLLTADYSQIELRVLAHFTEDETLCRAFREDQDIHTLVASQVNGVDLDDVTSEMRRGAKAVNFGIIYGQSAFGLAKSLGIPKDEAARFINEYFARYPGVGEFMHQTLDACREQGHVETLLGRRRAISGVRKFEPPKGQLFDDRPAPLQLNLPERTAVNTVIQGTAADLIKLAMLAVYRRMKSENLKSKLILQIHDELVFDAPETELDRLSALVREEMEGVMSLRVPLRVDLATGDNWAEC, encoded by the coding sequence ATGGCGAACGACGAGATTCTTCCCGCTTCCGACGCGCCCGCAACGGCGGAACCAACTGCCGACGGGACCACCACGACGCTCCCCGGCCCCGACTGGACGGTCTACGTCGTCGACGCGCACTCGCTGATCTTCCAGGTGTTCCACGCCATCCCGGAGATGACCAGCCCACGGGGTGAACCGGTCAACGCCGTCTATGGTTTTACGCGGGACCTGCTCTTTTTGTTGCAGGAAAAGCGGCCCACCTCGCTGATCTGCGCGTTCGACGCCCCAGGCGACACCTTCCGCCACAGCCTATACGAGGGCTACAAGGCGGATCGGGGCGCCATGCCCGACGAGCTGCGCGCGCAGCTCCCCAAGATCCAGGAGATCGTCACGGCGCTCGGGATCCCCGTGATGAGCGTCCCCAACTACGAGGCGGACGACATCCTCGCTACCCTCGCCAGGCAGTGCGACCAGCAGCAGACCCGCTGCTACCTGGTGACCGGCGACAAGGACTGCCGGCAGCTGATTACCAAGCACGTGTCGGTCTACAACATCCGCAAGGACCAGGTGTACGACGCCACCGCTTTGTTTGGCGACTGGGCCATCACGCCGGAGCAGGTGGTCGACTTCCAAGCGTTGGTGGGGGACAAGGTCGACAATGTGCCCGGAGTCCCGCTGATTGGTCCCAAGACTGCCAGCACGCTGCTAACCGATCTCGGCTCGCTGGAGGACATCCTCAACAAGCCCGAGCAGGCCCGCGGCAAGAAGACCCAGGAGAACCTCCGCAACTTCCGCGATCAGGCATTGCTCTCGCGAGACCTGGTCAGGCTGGACAGCAATGTTCCGATCGAGGTGGACTGGCCGTCGACCCAGGTGGGCGGCCGCAACCAGGAAAAGCTGGCCGAGCTTTTCGCAGACTTTGGCTTCCGGAGCCTCGCGGAGCGGATCGCCGAGCTCGACGGCGGCGATGAGCCGCCTCAATCCGATTGGGAGGGCGACTACCAGACAATCGCCTCGCTGGAAGAGCTGCAGGCCATCGTGCCGGAGCTAAGCCAGGCGGAGTGGCTGTCGATCGACACCGAGACCACCGCCATCAACCCGCGTCAGGCCCAGCTGGTTGGCGTGAGCCTCGCCACCAAGCCCGGCCGGGCCTGGTACGTGCCCGTCCGTGGGCCCGCAGGCGACACCGTGCTCGACGAGCAAGCCGCCCTCGACCTGCTGCGCCCGGTGATAGAAAACCCAGATGTGGCAAAGGTAGGCCAGAATCTGAAGTACGACGCCGTGGTGCTGCGGGGAGCAGGCGTCAACCTGGCCGGCATCCGCTTCGACACGATGGTCGCCAGCTACCTGCTCGACGCCGGCGAGCGGACCCACAACCTGGACTACCTCGCCAAACGGTACCTGAACCACACCACGGTCAAGATCGACGAGCTGATCGGCAAGGGCAAGAATCAGAAGCGGATGGACGAGGCGCCGGTCGCGAAGGTCGGTTACTACGCCGCCGAGGACGCCGACGTCCCCCTGCGGCTGCAGCCGATCCTCGAGGACCGACTCGACCACGCGGAGCTCACCACGCTCAATGACGATGTCGAAGCGCCGCTGATTGAGGTGTTGGCCGAAATGGAGTGGAACGGCGTCCGCGTCGACCGCGACCGCCTGGGCGAGCTGAGCGAGCGGTTTGCCGAGCGGCTGCAGGAGCTGGCCGAGGAGATCGAGGAGATCGCCGGCCACCCGTTCAACATCGCGTCGCCAAAACAACTGGCGGAGGTGCTGTTCCAGGAGCAGCGTCTGCCGGTGATCAAGAAAACCAAGACCGGCCCCAGCACCGACGCCAGCGTGCTGGAGCAGCTGGCCGAGCAGCACCCGCTGCCAAGGCTAATCGTCGAGCACCGCCAGTACGCCAAGCTCAAGGGCACGTACGTCGACGCGCTGCCGGAGCTGATCCACCCCGAAACGGGCCGCGTTCACTGCTCATTCAATCAGGTCGTGGCGGCGACGGGTCGCCTGAGCTGCTCCGACCCCAACCTGCAGAACATCCCGATCCGCACGGCCGAGGGCCGGGAGATCCGTTCAGCGTTTACCGCCGGCGAGCCCGGCTGGAAGCTGCTCACCGCGGACTACTCGCAGATCGAGTTGCGGGTGCTGGCCCACTTCACCGAGGACGAGACCCTCTGCCGCGCGTTCCGCGAGGACCAGGACATCCACACCCTGGTCGCCAGCCAGGTGAATGGCGTTGACCTAGATGACGTCACCAGTGAGATGCGCCGCGGCGCCAAGGCGGTCAACTTCGGCATCATCTACGGGCAGAGCGCTTTCGGGCTCGCCAAGTCGCTCGGCATACCCAAAGACGAGGCCGCCCGCTTCATCAACGAGTACTTCGCCCGGTACCCGGGCGTGGGCGAGTTCATGCACCAGACGCTCGACGCCTGCCGCGAGCAGGGCCACGTCGAAACGCTGCTCGGACGCCGCCGGGCGATCTCCGGCGTGCGTAAGTTCGAACCGCCCAAGGGCCAGCTGTTCGACGACCGCCCCGCGCCGCTGCAGCTCAACCTGCCCGAACGGACCGCCGTGAATACAGTGATTCAGGGCACCGCGGCCGACCTGATCAAGCTGGCCATGCTGGCGGTCTACCGGCGGATGAAGTCCGAGAACCTAAAATCCAAACTGATCCTCCAGATCCACGACGAACTGGTGTTCGACGCCCCCGAAACCGAGCTCGACCGGCTTTCGGCCCTCGTCCGCGAGGAGATGGAGGGGGTGATGAGCCTGCGTGTGCCGCTGCGGGTCGACCTTGCAACCGGCGACAACTGGGCCGAGTGCTGA
- a CDS encoding methyltransferase domain-containing protein has product MQRVLSPEWLDDPSIDEDLHTAAHAGLRRINAWSQTSRFLRRALARVANHRGVSSLSVLDVACGSGDLARTLAARPLRGGVRLTVEGCDISPQAISQARDFAERIDSPATFYQHDAIGAAFPKSYDVVLCTLFLHHLTDSEAVTLLRRMAAACTSAVMVDDLVRSRAGYWLAWTGCRLLSRCPVVHNDGPVSVEGAFRPDEALGLAAQAGLDGAAYQRHWPQRYLMTWRPT; this is encoded by the coding sequence ATGCAGCGAGTGCTTTCGCCCGAGTGGCTTGATGACCCGTCGATCGACGAAGACCTTCACACCGCGGCGCACGCGGGGCTGCGGCGCATCAACGCCTGGAGCCAGACATCTCGTTTCCTGAGGCGGGCGTTGGCCCGGGTAGCCAACCACCGCGGCGTGAGCAGCCTCAGCGTGTTGGACGTGGCCTGCGGCAGTGGCGATCTGGCCCGCACGCTGGCAGCGCGTCCGCTACGCGGCGGCGTTCGGCTGACGGTGGAAGGGTGTGACATCAGCCCGCAGGCGATCAGCCAAGCACGCGACTTCGCCGAGCGGATCGACAGTCCCGCGACCTTCTACCAGCACGACGCCATCGGCGCCGCTTTCCCCAAGAGCTACGACGTCGTGCTCTGCACGCTCTTCCTGCACCACCTCACCGACAGCGAAGCGGTCACGCTGCTCCGCCGCATGGCGGCGGCGTGCACTTCCGCCGTCATGGTAGACGACCTGGTCCGCTCGCGAGCCGGCTACTGGCTGGCCTGGACCGGCTGCCGGCTGCTTTCGCGTTGCCCGGTGGTTCACAACGACGGGCCGGTGTCGGTCGAGGGCGCCTTCCGCCCCGACGAGGCGCTCGGCCTGGCCGCGCAGGCCGGGCTCGACGGTGCGGCCTACCAGCGACACTGGCCCCAACGTTACCTAATGACTTGGCGACCCACGTGA
- a CDS encoding NAD(P)/FAD-dependent oxidoreductase: MTTRPPLADRDLQGVWDAVVIGAGLAGAAASYQLAQRGRRVLLVEAKPFPRGKVCGGCLNARAIDVFQQLGLGRLLEKAGAASYERMQLHAGGRSLVMPVPQGLAVTRQTIDQLLVDAAVGAGVRFVDGTPAQVHPASNSDSRTVRLGSPHDPNATTVHARVVLACDGLGRPSLTDLREMQPQVSNNSRIGLGAVLPASALRKLRPADALQMVVGRDGYVGFSLCEEGRISVAAAIDRRALTDGAKPAKVIAGILKQAGVAPEEALDQASWRGTRPLSQRCGRVASHRLLLVGDAAGYVEPFTGEGMAAALEGSLLAGRIADQAIDQWSPRIASQWQSTYTRAVRSRQRACSRLAWLLRRPRLTRLAMRLVERWPSLGVRAAQRISSPAERHKEIAGWAHR, translated from the coding sequence GTGACCACCCGCCCCCCGCTTGCCGATCGTGACCTTCAAGGCGTCTGGGACGCGGTCGTCATCGGCGCGGGCCTTGCCGGAGCGGCGGCTAGCTACCAGCTCGCCCAGCGGGGGCGCCGCGTGCTGCTGGTCGAAGCCAAGCCGTTCCCACGTGGCAAGGTCTGCGGCGGGTGCCTGAACGCGCGGGCAATTGACGTGTTTCAGCAACTCGGGCTCGGCCGCCTGCTCGAGAAAGCGGGCGCCGCTTCTTACGAGCGGATGCAGCTGCACGCCGGCGGCCGCAGCCTCGTGATGCCGGTCCCCCAAGGCCTGGCCGTCACACGCCAGACTATCGACCAGTTGTTGGTCGACGCGGCTGTGGGCGCGGGGGTCCGGTTTGTGGACGGCACGCCGGCTCAGGTTCATCCGGCAAGCAACAGTGACAGTCGCACCGTGCGGCTGGGATCCCCGCACGACCCTAACGCCACGACCGTCCACGCCCGTGTCGTGCTGGCATGCGATGGCCTCGGCCGCCCGTCGCTGACCGACCTGCGGGAGATGCAGCCGCAGGTGTCCAACAACTCGCGGATCGGCCTGGGCGCCGTGCTGCCCGCTTCAGCACTGCGTAAACTGCGCCCCGCCGATGCGTTGCAGATGGTGGTAGGACGTGACGGCTACGTCGGCTTTTCCCTCTGCGAAGAAGGGCGCATTAGCGTGGCCGCGGCGATTGATCGCCGAGCGCTCACCGATGGCGCGAAACCGGCCAAGGTCATCGCCGGCATCCTCAAACAGGCTGGGGTCGCCCCCGAAGAGGCCCTCGATCAAGCGTCCTGGCGAGGCACCCGGCCGCTTTCCCAGCGATGCGGCAGGGTGGCGTCCCACCGGCTGCTGCTGGTGGGCGACGCCGCCGGCTACGTCGAGCCCTTCACCGGGGAGGGCATGGCCGCCGCCCTGGAGGGGAGCCTGCTGGCAGGCCGGATTGCCGACCAGGCCATCGACCAGTGGTCTCCGAGGATAGCCTCGCAGTGGCAATCGACCTACACTAGGGCCGTGCGGTCGCGTCAGCGGGCCTGCTCACGCCTAGCCTGGCTGCTTAGACGACCTCGACTCACCCGTCTGGCCATGCGTCTGGTAGAGCGTTGGCCTTCTCTCGGCGTTCGCGCAGCGCAACGAATCAGCTCCCCAGCGGAGCGCCACAAGGAGATCGCCGGATGGGCGCATCGATAG
- a CDS encoding type III polyketide synthase — protein sequence MGASIDGIGLALPEHWVTQADATQHALATSRATNGQRNFAERVYQNAGIMSRHSVLLEASSEVGEPVRQSYYDPASEQNPNGPSTADRMESYRANASVLAHRAAADALADAGVAAEQVTQLVTVSCSGFYAPGFDISLIQGLPLAAGVGRTHVGFMGCHGALNGLRVARSLAEADPSATVLLVAVELCSLHYQYDWTPQRIVSNSLFADGAAALVVRGADAASGGGLPIRDNWSHVADNSADAMTWNIGDHGFEMTLSPEVPGLIDQTLPPRMDEWLARHDLTVADVQNWAVHPGGPKILEACESALKLPPSALSASRATLSKYGNMSSPTVLFVLKELLQSHGAGPTVMLGFGPGLAIESALVG from the coding sequence ATGGGCGCATCGATAGACGGGATCGGGCTGGCCCTGCCCGAACACTGGGTCACGCAAGCGGACGCCACACAGCACGCGCTCGCCACCTCGCGTGCCACCAATGGCCAGCGGAACTTTGCCGAGCGCGTCTACCAGAACGCCGGCATCATGTCCCGCCACAGCGTCCTGCTAGAGGCCTCGTCCGAGGTTGGCGAGCCGGTGCGACAGTCATATTACGACCCCGCCAGCGAACAGAACCCCAACGGCCCGTCGACTGCCGACCGGATGGAGTCCTACCGCGCGAACGCCAGCGTGCTAGCCCATCGGGCCGCCGCCGACGCCCTGGCCGACGCCGGCGTTGCCGCCGAACAGGTCACCCAGCTCGTCACGGTCTCGTGCAGCGGCTTCTACGCGCCGGGCTTCGACATCTCGCTCATCCAAGGCCTGCCGCTGGCCGCGGGGGTGGGGCGGACGCACGTTGGATTCATGGGCTGCCACGGGGCGCTCAACGGCCTCCGCGTGGCGCGTTCGCTGGCGGAAGCCGACCCGTCCGCCACCGTGCTGCTGGTGGCGGTGGAGCTCTGCAGCCTGCACTACCAGTACGACTGGACGCCGCAGCGGATTGTGTCGAATTCGCTGTTCGCCGACGGTGCGGCCGCTCTGGTGGTCCGCGGCGCCGATGCCGCTTCCGGCGGCGGGCTCCCGATCCGGGACAACTGGTCGCACGTCGCGGACAACTCCGCCGACGCGATGACCTGGAACATCGGCGACCACGGCTTTGAAATGACCCTCTCGCCGGAGGTCCCCGGCCTGATCGACCAGACGCTTCCGCCCCGCATGGACGAGTGGCTCGCCCGCCACGACCTGACGGTCGCCGACGTGCAAAACTGGGCGGTCCACCCGGGGGGGCCCAAGATCCTCGAGGCCTGCGAGTCGGCCCTCAAGCTCCCGCCGAGCGCGCTCTCAGCGTCGCGGGCGACGCTCAGCAAATACGGCAACATGTCGTCGCCGACGGTGCTGTTCGTGCTCAAGGAGCTGCTGCAGAGCCACGGTGCCGGCCCCACCGTGATGCTGGGCTTCGGGCCCGGGCTTGCCATCGAGAGCGCGCTGGTGGGATAG